The following proteins come from a genomic window of Euwallacea fornicatus isolate EFF26 chromosome 9, ASM4011564v1, whole genome shotgun sequence:
- the hlk gene encoding uncharacterized protein hlk isoform X2 codes for MLRWLLLVALVAAKRSPPQHQDSAVIEEVNAKQLDRVLQDKGYVAVFWYTRSCTTCDKVLEELEQIDDDTDSFGVDFVKINDKRLAKQYGITKFPALTYFRDKQPIIYEGDLMDEENVLDFLTSLEAMDLPDRIEEVNAKILEKIVQETDFVAVLFCPDADKCQKYGANKPECKKCSKVLLELENIDDEADQLGIGFVKINDEDLAEEYNLGPLPALVYYRHQIPIIYSGDLTKEDDVLEWLVQNKSTGDEDDVIEDVTLKTLGTLINSVDHLAVLFYDRDDDESMQALDELEHIDDDCDKYGIQFVKIDDPVAAEEYGLDSLPCVVYFEKGIPNIYDGDLEEEDEFLQWIVEQLEKDEIEDVTDEMLDKLIGEGKTLAVLFYDDDDRKSQKVLNELENIDDECDKLGIVFVKIDNEDEAKEYGIEKIPSLVYFEAGIPTLYEGNLEDEEKVLKWFEHQVTNDEIEDVTDEMLDMILAKKQYVAVLFYDKDQKKSQKVISELENIDDECDQNSIVFVKIDNDDEAKEYGIDVVPTLVFFEKKIPHLYEGDLMKEDELLGWLIHQKKHSEIPDITDEMMDLLIDSQQYLAVLFYDKDDKEDIRVLNELENIDDDLGKEGIVIVRIDNDAEAKEFGIDHLPTLVYFEEKIPSIYEGDLMNEDEVLKWLIEQKNTATIEEVTDEILEDLINEHEYVVVYFSGKCDEGEKCDAILDELENIDDELDENGIIFVTTEDLVLAKKYNIKSFPKLVFFRNKEPLVYQGDIEDEDEVLAWLTDEDTLEIPDRIEEVNTKMLDKILSENEYVVVYFYKEGDKRSQKILQELENIDDECEDKDIDFVKISDDGIQKEYDLPSLPTVVFYRNRFREFYTGDLMHEEALLEWVLNLKDSAPDIIENVDRKTLQILINDVEHLAVLFYTDNCPQCDEVLEELETIDDDTDKHDIQFVKSKDSRLASEIGIFSFPALVYYETGVPIMYDGNLLDLNEVLEWMIDQKNDQSIEQIDRQTLFKYIDTKEFLAVVFYKDGDPDTPRILRHIELIDDEASEYGIKVVKMKDRLMAKKYGFRNPPGVTYFRKGKHINYDGDIDDEEELLDWLTDPENMELTDHIERVNRKMFEKIRQRSDYVAVFLYSADCKQCPRVLTEVEHIDDEADAAGINFVKIDDKSLAKEFGVFALPAILFFKSGSKEPVIYAGDLYDEQQILQWLLTQKDPSGDIIEAAEGSELITLIDNEEALAVYFYSDDCEQCSKILEELENIDDDCERHGIKFVKTNDLRIAEQYGATDFPVLMYFEEGVGGVFEGDLEEEEEVLQWLIQQRTEDRIELITRVMLERMVEDTQYLAVYFYKANCHICEQILEELEQVDDELDVYGIHLVRIQDPQLAKRYSIKTFPALVYFRNGNPLLFEGDLQNEQSVLEWLIDDDNRELADEIESVNERMLTRLLSESPFLAVFFYDEDCPECDEILENLEQIDGEADLFGIDFVKICSAKAAADQGLHSLPALMYFRKKKPMVYEGDLTQADTVLDWLTSQDVFEIKNEIEEVNKKMLEKLLEENEFVTVFFYEINSDESRVIMERLENIDSETDNFDITFVKMADARYARKWGVTNLPAIVYFRRRFPSIYRGDLHSEKDVLEWLRKNRYRQPELNIFMYALLAIGVAFVIYTAFLLQCFKQPSTQIVPHHPKQS; via the exons ATACGAGAAGCTGCACGACATGCGACAAAGTGTTAGAGGAACTCGAGCAGATCGACGATGACACGGACTCCTTCGGGGTGGACTTCGTGAAGATTAACGATAAACGACTGGCTAAACAGTATGGCATCACTAAATTCCCTGCCCTCACTTATTTTAGAGACAAACAACCTATCATATATGAAG GAGACTTAATGGACGAGGAGAATGTCCTGGACTTCCTCACCAGCCTCGAGGCAATGGACCTGCCTGACCGAATCGAAGAAgttaatgcaaaaatattggaaaagattGTGCAGGAAACCGATTTTGTTGCCGTATTGTTTT GTCCAGACGCTGATAAATGCCAAAAATATGGAGCTA ATAAACCAGAGTGTAAGAAGTGCTCAAAAGTGCTTCTCGAACTGGAAAACATCGACGATGAGGCAGACCAACTGGGCATCGGATTTGTGAAGATTAACGATGAAGATCTTGCTGAGGAATACAATCTAGGGCCTTTGCCTGCACTCGTTTACTACAGACATCAAATTCCCATTATTTACTCAG GCGACCTCACTAAAGAGGACGACGTCTTGGAATGGCTGGTTCAGAACAAAAGCACGGGAGATGAGGACGATGTTATAGAGGACGTGACCTTAAAGACACTTGGGACTTTAATCAACAGCGTTGACCATCTCGCcgtattatttt ATGATCGTGACGATGACGAGTCAATGCAAGCACTGGATGAGCTGGAACACATCGATGATGATTGCGACAAATACGGTATTCAATTCGTTAAGATTGATGACCCCGTTGCTGCCGAAGAGTAcg GTCTAGACTCTCTGCCCTGCGTTGTATACTTTGAAAAGGGCATTCCAAATATTTATGACGGCGACCTAGAGGAAGAAGACGAATTCCTTCAATGGATCGTGGAACAACTGGAAAAGGACGaaattgaagatgtcactgaCGAAATGCTTGATAAATTAATTGGGGAAGGAAAAACATTAGCGGTTTTGTTTT ACGATGACGATGACAGAAAGTCGCAAAAGGTGCTAAACGAACTCGAAAACATTGACGACGAATGCGACAAACTCGGCATCGTGTTTGTGAAAATCGACAATGAGGATGAGGCTAAAGAATACG GCATTGAAAAAATCCCTTCGTTGGTATATTTCGAAGCTGGTATACCTACTCTCTACGAAGGTAACCTAGAAGATGAAGAGAAGGTACTCAAATGGTTCGAACATCAAGTGACGAATGACGAAATTGAAGATGTAACTGATGAAATGCTTGACATGATTCTGGCAAAAAAGCAATACGTGGCTGTGTTGTTCT ATGATAAAGATCAAAAGAAGTCTCAGAAAGTCATATCAGAATTAGAAAACATCGACGACGAGTGTGATCAAAACAGCATAGTGTTTGTCAAAATTGACAATGATGATGAGGCAAAAGAATACGGCATTGATGTGGTTCCCACTTTAGTATTCTTCGAGAAGAAGATTCCTCATTTATATGAAg GCGATTTAATGAAGGAAGATGAGCTTCTGGGATGGCTCATACATCAAAAGAAGCACAGTGAAATTCCCGATATTACAGACGAAATGATGGACCTTTTGATTGATTCCCAACAGTATTTGGCAGTTCTCTTTT ATGACAAGGACGACAAAGAGGACATACGAGTGTTGAATGAATTGGAAAATATCGATGACGACTTGGGAAAAGAAGGTATTGTCATCGTTCGAATTGACAATGACGCTGAGGCTAAAGAATTTGGCATTGATCATCTTCCAACATTGGTATACTTCGAGGAGAAGATCCCTTCGATTTACGAAGGAGATTTGATGAACGAGGACGAA GTTCTGAAGTGGttaattgaacaaaaaaatactgcAACCATTGAAGAGGTCACAGATGAAATTCTTGAAGACCTTATAAATGAACATGAATACGTGGTGGTCTACTTCAGTGGCAAATGCGATGAAGGAGAAAAATGCGACGCCATTCTGGACGAACTAGAGAATATTGACGACGAGTTGGACGAAAATGGCATTATCTTCGTTACTACCGAAGATCTAGTGCTGGCAAAGAAGTATAACATCAAGAGTTTCCCGAAACTGGTGTTCTTTAGGAATAAAGAGCCTCTAGTTTATCAG ggcGATATTGAAGATGAGGACGAAGTCCTGGCGTGGCTGACCGATGAAGATACCCTGGAAATACCGGACAGGATTGAAGAAGTTAACACTAAAATGCTGGACAAAATATTGTCAGAGAATGAATACGTTGTCGTCTATTTTT ACAAGGAAGGTGACAAGAGGTCCCAGAAGATCCTTCAAGAGCTTGAAAATATCGATGACGAGTGCGAGGATAAGGATATAGATTTCGTCAAAATTTCTGACGACGGAATTCAGAAGGAATATGATCTACCGAGTCTTCCCACTGTAGTGTTTTATAG AAATCGATTTAGGGAGTTTTACACTGGCGATCTTATGCATGAAGAAGCGCTCTTGGAATGGGTCCTCAATTTAAAAGATTCGGCTCCAGATATAATTGAGAATGTCGATAGGAAAACACTGCAG attttgaTAAACGACGTAGAACATCTGGCCGTCTTGTTCTACACTGATAATTGTCCTCAGTGCGATGAGGTTCTGGAAGAGCTGGAAACCATTGATGATGATACAGACAAACACG ACATCCAATTCGTCAAATCCAAAGACTCTAGGCTAGCTTCGGAAATTGGAATATTCAGTTTTCCAGCTTTGGTTTACTACGAAACGGGAGTTCCCATTATGTATGATG GCAATTTACTGGACTTGAACGAGGTCCTGGAGTGGATGATCGACCAGAAAAACGACCAAAGTATAGAACAAATCGATAGACAAACATTGTTCAAATACATCGACACAAAAGAGTTCCTGGCAGTCGTATTTT ATAAAGATGGTGACCCGGATACTCCGCGAATCCTCCGCCACATCGAATTAATCGACGACGAGGCCAGTGAATATGGAATTAAAGTAGTCAAAATGAAGGATCGTCTGATGGCTAAAAAATACGGGTTCAGGAACCCTCCAGGGGTCACGTATTTCAGAAAAG GGAAGCACATAAACTATGATGGAGATATAGACGACGAGGAAGAGCTGCTGGACTGGCTGACTGACCCAGAAAACATGGAGTTAACTGACCACATTGAGCGAGTAAATaggaaaatgtttgaaaaaatcagGCAGAGATCTGATTATGTCGCCGTGTTCCTAT acAGCGCCGATTGCAAACAATGTCCAAGAGTTCTTACAGAAGTGGAACATATTGACGACGAAGCTGATGCTGCAGGgataaatttcgtaaaaatcgACGACAAATCTCTGGCAAAAGAATTTG GAGTTTTCGCTTTGCCAGCGATTCTGTTCTTCAAAAGCGGTTCCAAAGAGCCGGTGATCTATGCTGGGGATCTTTACGACGAACAGCAGATCCTGCAATGGCTCCTGACCCAGAAGGATCCTTCTGGGGACATTATCGAAGCTGCTGAGGGGAGCGAATTGATCACTTTGATTGACAACGAAGAAGCTCTGGCAGTCTATTTCT ATAGTGACGATTGTGAGCAATGTTCTAAAATCTTAGAGGAACTTGAGAATATAGACGACGATTGCGAAAGACATGGCATAAAATTCGTCAAAACCAACGACCTTAGGATAGCAGAACAGTATGGCGCTACTGATTTTCCGGTCCTGATGTATTTCGAAGAAGGTGTCGGAGGAGTGTTTGAAG GCGACCTAGAGGAGGAGGAAGAAGTCCTCCAGTGGCTCATCCAACAAAGAACTGAGGATCGAATTGAACTGATTACAAGGGTGATGCTGGAAAGGATGGTAGAAGACACTCAATACTTGGCAGTTTATTTCTATAAGGCTAACTGTCACATATGCGAGCAAATATTGGAAGAACTGGAGCAGGTCGATGACGAATTGGATGTTTACGGTATACATTTAGTTCGAATACAAGACCCACAGCTAGCCAAAAG ATATAGCATTAAAACATTCCCAGCCCTAGTGTACTTCAGAAACGGAAATCCGCTGTTATTTGAGGGCGATCTGCAAAACGAACAAAGCGTCCTTGAGTGGCTGATTGATGACGACAACCGAGAATTGGCTGATGAAATTGAGTCCGTAAATGAGCGGATGCTAACTAGGCTGCTAAGTGAATCACCCTTTTTGGCTGTCTTTTTCT ACGATGAGGACTGTCCAGAGTGCgatgaaattttagaaaatctaGAGCAAATCGATGGAGAGGCGGATTTGTTCGGAATCGACTTCGTCAAGATTTGCAGTGCCAAGGCGGCTGCAGATCAAGGCTTGCACTCTTTGCCTGCATTAATGTATTTTAGGAAAAAGAAACCAATG GTATATGAAGGGGACCTGACTCAAGCTGACACAGTGCTGGACTGGCTTACGTCACAAGACGTCTTCGAGATCAAAAACGAAATCGAGGAAGTGAATAAGAAGATGTTAGAAAAACTCTTGGAAGAAAACGAGTTTGTTACTGTATTCTTTT ATGAAATAAACTCGGACGAATCCCGAGTTATCATGGAACGACTGGAAAATATCGACAGTGAAACCGACAATTTTGACATTACGTTCGTTAAAATGGCGGACGCGCGATATGCCCGCAAATGGGGCGTAACCAACCTGCCTGCGATCGTTTACTTCCGACGCAGGTTCCCCAGCATTTACCGTGGCGATCTACATTCCGAAAAAGACGTTCTAGAGTGGCTCAGAAAAAATCG TTATCGTCAACCGGAACTCAATATTTTCATGTACGCCCTCTTGGCCATCGGAGTAGCCTTCGTTATTTACACGGCCTTTCTGCTGCAGTGCTTCAAACAGCCATCAACGCAAATAGTGCCCCATCATCCCAAACAGAGCTAA
- the hlk gene encoding uncharacterized protein hlk isoform X1 has product MLRWLLLVALVAAKRSPPQHQDSAVIEEVNAKQLDRVLQDKGYVAVFWYTRSCTTCDKVLEELEQIDDDTDSFGVDFVKINDKRLAKQYGITKFPALTYFRDKQPIIYEGDLMDEENVLDFLTSLEAMDLPDRIEEVNAKILEKIVQETDFVAVLFCPDADKCQKYGANKPECKKCSKVLLELENIDDEADQLGIGFVKINDEDLAEEYNLGPLPALVYYRHQIPIIYSGDLTKEDDVLEWLVQNKSTGDEDDVIEDVTLKTLGTLINSVDHLAVLFYDRDDDESMQALDELEHIDDDCDKYGIQFVKIDDPVAAEEYGLDSLPCVVYFEKGIPNIYDGDLEEEDEFLQWIVEQLEKDEIEDVTDEMLDKLIGEGKTLAVLFYDDDDRKSQKVLNELENIDDECDKLGIVFVKIDNEDEAKEYGIEKIPSLVYFEAGIPTLYEGNLEDEEKVLKWFEHQVTNDEIEDVTDEMLDMILAKKQYVAVLFYDKDQKKSQKVISELENIDDECDQNSIVFVKIDNDDEAKEYGIDVVPTLVFFEKKIPHLYEGDLMKEDELLGWLIHQKKHSEIPDITDEMMDLLIDSQQYLAVLFYDKDDKEDIRVLNELENIDDDLGKEGIVIVRIDNDAEAKEFGIDHLPTLVYFEEKIPSIYEGDLMNEDEVLKWLIEQKNTATIEEVTDEILEDLINEHEYVVVYFSGKCDEGEKCDAILDELENIDDELDENGIIFVTTEDLVLAKKYNIKSFPKLVFFRNKEPLVYQGDIEDEDEVLAWLTDEDTLEIPDRIEEVNTKMLDKILSENEYVVVYFYKEGDKRSQKILQELENIDDECEDKDIDFVKISDDGIQKEYDLPSLPTVVFYRNRFREFYTGDLMHEEALLEWVLNLKDSAPDIIENVDRKTLQILINDVEHLAVLFYTDNCPQCDEVLEELETIDDDTDKHDIQFVKSKDSRLASEIGIFSFPALVYYETGVPIMYDGNLLDLNEVLEWMIDQKNDQSIEQIDRQTLFKYIDTKEFLAVVFYKDGDPDTPRILRHIELIDDEASEYGIKVVKMKDRLMAKKYGFRNPPGVTYFRKGKHINYDGDIDDEEELLDWLTDPENMELTDHIERVNRKMFEKIRQRSDYVAVFLYSADCKQCPRVLTEVEHIDDEADAAGINFVKIDDKSLAKEFGVFALPAILFFKSGSKEPVIYAGDLYDEQQILQWLLTQKDPSGDIIEAAEGSELITLIDNEEALAVYFWNKTLCDLCDAEAELQKSKKPTKKQEVSEESSELYDSDDCEQCSKILEELENIDDDCERHGIKFVKTNDLRIAEQYGATDFPVLMYFEEGVGGVFEGDLEEEEEVLQWLIQQRTEDRIELITRVMLERMVEDTQYLAVYFYKANCHICEQILEELEQVDDELDVYGIHLVRIQDPQLAKRYSIKTFPALVYFRNGNPLLFEGDLQNEQSVLEWLIDDDNRELADEIESVNERMLTRLLSESPFLAVFFYDEDCPECDEILENLEQIDGEADLFGIDFVKICSAKAAADQGLHSLPALMYFRKKKPMVYEGDLTQADTVLDWLTSQDVFEIKNEIEEVNKKMLEKLLEENEFVTVFFYEINSDESRVIMERLENIDSETDNFDITFVKMADARYARKWGVTNLPAIVYFRRRFPSIYRGDLHSEKDVLEWLRKNRYRQPELNIFMYALLAIGVAFVIYTAFLLQCFKQPSTQIVPHHPKQS; this is encoded by the exons ATACGAGAAGCTGCACGACATGCGACAAAGTGTTAGAGGAACTCGAGCAGATCGACGATGACACGGACTCCTTCGGGGTGGACTTCGTGAAGATTAACGATAAACGACTGGCTAAACAGTATGGCATCACTAAATTCCCTGCCCTCACTTATTTTAGAGACAAACAACCTATCATATATGAAG GAGACTTAATGGACGAGGAGAATGTCCTGGACTTCCTCACCAGCCTCGAGGCAATGGACCTGCCTGACCGAATCGAAGAAgttaatgcaaaaatattggaaaagattGTGCAGGAAACCGATTTTGTTGCCGTATTGTTTT GTCCAGACGCTGATAAATGCCAAAAATATGGAGCTA ATAAACCAGAGTGTAAGAAGTGCTCAAAAGTGCTTCTCGAACTGGAAAACATCGACGATGAGGCAGACCAACTGGGCATCGGATTTGTGAAGATTAACGATGAAGATCTTGCTGAGGAATACAATCTAGGGCCTTTGCCTGCACTCGTTTACTACAGACATCAAATTCCCATTATTTACTCAG GCGACCTCACTAAAGAGGACGACGTCTTGGAATGGCTGGTTCAGAACAAAAGCACGGGAGATGAGGACGATGTTATAGAGGACGTGACCTTAAAGACACTTGGGACTTTAATCAACAGCGTTGACCATCTCGCcgtattatttt ATGATCGTGACGATGACGAGTCAATGCAAGCACTGGATGAGCTGGAACACATCGATGATGATTGCGACAAATACGGTATTCAATTCGTTAAGATTGATGACCCCGTTGCTGCCGAAGAGTAcg GTCTAGACTCTCTGCCCTGCGTTGTATACTTTGAAAAGGGCATTCCAAATATTTATGACGGCGACCTAGAGGAAGAAGACGAATTCCTTCAATGGATCGTGGAACAACTGGAAAAGGACGaaattgaagatgtcactgaCGAAATGCTTGATAAATTAATTGGGGAAGGAAAAACATTAGCGGTTTTGTTTT ACGATGACGATGACAGAAAGTCGCAAAAGGTGCTAAACGAACTCGAAAACATTGACGACGAATGCGACAAACTCGGCATCGTGTTTGTGAAAATCGACAATGAGGATGAGGCTAAAGAATACG GCATTGAAAAAATCCCTTCGTTGGTATATTTCGAAGCTGGTATACCTACTCTCTACGAAGGTAACCTAGAAGATGAAGAGAAGGTACTCAAATGGTTCGAACATCAAGTGACGAATGACGAAATTGAAGATGTAACTGATGAAATGCTTGACATGATTCTGGCAAAAAAGCAATACGTGGCTGTGTTGTTCT ATGATAAAGATCAAAAGAAGTCTCAGAAAGTCATATCAGAATTAGAAAACATCGACGACGAGTGTGATCAAAACAGCATAGTGTTTGTCAAAATTGACAATGATGATGAGGCAAAAGAATACGGCATTGATGTGGTTCCCACTTTAGTATTCTTCGAGAAGAAGATTCCTCATTTATATGAAg GCGATTTAATGAAGGAAGATGAGCTTCTGGGATGGCTCATACATCAAAAGAAGCACAGTGAAATTCCCGATATTACAGACGAAATGATGGACCTTTTGATTGATTCCCAACAGTATTTGGCAGTTCTCTTTT ATGACAAGGACGACAAAGAGGACATACGAGTGTTGAATGAATTGGAAAATATCGATGACGACTTGGGAAAAGAAGGTATTGTCATCGTTCGAATTGACAATGACGCTGAGGCTAAAGAATTTGGCATTGATCATCTTCCAACATTGGTATACTTCGAGGAGAAGATCCCTTCGATTTACGAAGGAGATTTGATGAACGAGGACGAA GTTCTGAAGTGGttaattgaacaaaaaaatactgcAACCATTGAAGAGGTCACAGATGAAATTCTTGAAGACCTTATAAATGAACATGAATACGTGGTGGTCTACTTCAGTGGCAAATGCGATGAAGGAGAAAAATGCGACGCCATTCTGGACGAACTAGAGAATATTGACGACGAGTTGGACGAAAATGGCATTATCTTCGTTACTACCGAAGATCTAGTGCTGGCAAAGAAGTATAACATCAAGAGTTTCCCGAAACTGGTGTTCTTTAGGAATAAAGAGCCTCTAGTTTATCAG ggcGATATTGAAGATGAGGACGAAGTCCTGGCGTGGCTGACCGATGAAGATACCCTGGAAATACCGGACAGGATTGAAGAAGTTAACACTAAAATGCTGGACAAAATATTGTCAGAGAATGAATACGTTGTCGTCTATTTTT ACAAGGAAGGTGACAAGAGGTCCCAGAAGATCCTTCAAGAGCTTGAAAATATCGATGACGAGTGCGAGGATAAGGATATAGATTTCGTCAAAATTTCTGACGACGGAATTCAGAAGGAATATGATCTACCGAGTCTTCCCACTGTAGTGTTTTATAG AAATCGATTTAGGGAGTTTTACACTGGCGATCTTATGCATGAAGAAGCGCTCTTGGAATGGGTCCTCAATTTAAAAGATTCGGCTCCAGATATAATTGAGAATGTCGATAGGAAAACACTGCAG attttgaTAAACGACGTAGAACATCTGGCCGTCTTGTTCTACACTGATAATTGTCCTCAGTGCGATGAGGTTCTGGAAGAGCTGGAAACCATTGATGATGATACAGACAAACACG ACATCCAATTCGTCAAATCCAAAGACTCTAGGCTAGCTTCGGAAATTGGAATATTCAGTTTTCCAGCTTTGGTTTACTACGAAACGGGAGTTCCCATTATGTATGATG GCAATTTACTGGACTTGAACGAGGTCCTGGAGTGGATGATCGACCAGAAAAACGACCAAAGTATAGAACAAATCGATAGACAAACATTGTTCAAATACATCGACACAAAAGAGTTCCTGGCAGTCGTATTTT ATAAAGATGGTGACCCGGATACTCCGCGAATCCTCCGCCACATCGAATTAATCGACGACGAGGCCAGTGAATATGGAATTAAAGTAGTCAAAATGAAGGATCGTCTGATGGCTAAAAAATACGGGTTCAGGAACCCTCCAGGGGTCACGTATTTCAGAAAAG GGAAGCACATAAACTATGATGGAGATATAGACGACGAGGAAGAGCTGCTGGACTGGCTGACTGACCCAGAAAACATGGAGTTAACTGACCACATTGAGCGAGTAAATaggaaaatgtttgaaaaaatcagGCAGAGATCTGATTATGTCGCCGTGTTCCTAT acAGCGCCGATTGCAAACAATGTCCAAGAGTTCTTACAGAAGTGGAACATATTGACGACGAAGCTGATGCTGCAGGgataaatttcgtaaaaatcgACGACAAATCTCTGGCAAAAGAATTTG GAGTTTTCGCTTTGCCAGCGATTCTGTTCTTCAAAAGCGGTTCCAAAGAGCCGGTGATCTATGCTGGGGATCTTTACGACGAACAGCAGATCCTGCAATGGCTCCTGACCCAGAAGGATCCTTCTGGGGACATTATCGAAGCTGCTGAGGGGAGCGAATTGATCACTTTGATTGACAACGAAGAAGCTCTGGCAGTCTATTTCT GGAACAAGACTTTGTGCGATTTGTGTGACGCTGAAGCCGAGCTACAAAAATCTAAGAAACCTACCAAAAAGCAGGAGGTCTCAGAAGAATCTTCGGAATTATACG ATAGTGACGATTGTGAGCAATGTTCTAAAATCTTAGAGGAACTTGAGAATATAGACGACGATTGCGAAAGACATGGCATAAAATTCGTCAAAACCAACGACCTTAGGATAGCAGAACAGTATGGCGCTACTGATTTTCCGGTCCTGATGTATTTCGAAGAAGGTGTCGGAGGAGTGTTTGAAG GCGACCTAGAGGAGGAGGAAGAAGTCCTCCAGTGGCTCATCCAACAAAGAACTGAGGATCGAATTGAACTGATTACAAGGGTGATGCTGGAAAGGATGGTAGAAGACACTCAATACTTGGCAGTTTATTTCTATAAGGCTAACTGTCACATATGCGAGCAAATATTGGAAGAACTGGAGCAGGTCGATGACGAATTGGATGTTTACGGTATACATTTAGTTCGAATACAAGACCCACAGCTAGCCAAAAG ATATAGCATTAAAACATTCCCAGCCCTAGTGTACTTCAGAAACGGAAATCCGCTGTTATTTGAGGGCGATCTGCAAAACGAACAAAGCGTCCTTGAGTGGCTGATTGATGACGACAACCGAGAATTGGCTGATGAAATTGAGTCCGTAAATGAGCGGATGCTAACTAGGCTGCTAAGTGAATCACCCTTTTTGGCTGTCTTTTTCT ACGATGAGGACTGTCCAGAGTGCgatgaaattttagaaaatctaGAGCAAATCGATGGAGAGGCGGATTTGTTCGGAATCGACTTCGTCAAGATTTGCAGTGCCAAGGCGGCTGCAGATCAAGGCTTGCACTCTTTGCCTGCATTAATGTATTTTAGGAAAAAGAAACCAATG GTATATGAAGGGGACCTGACTCAAGCTGACACAGTGCTGGACTGGCTTACGTCACAAGACGTCTTCGAGATCAAAAACGAAATCGAGGAAGTGAATAAGAAGATGTTAGAAAAACTCTTGGAAGAAAACGAGTTTGTTACTGTATTCTTTT ATGAAATAAACTCGGACGAATCCCGAGTTATCATGGAACGACTGGAAAATATCGACAGTGAAACCGACAATTTTGACATTACGTTCGTTAAAATGGCGGACGCGCGATATGCCCGCAAATGGGGCGTAACCAACCTGCCTGCGATCGTTTACTTCCGACGCAGGTTCCCCAGCATTTACCGTGGCGATCTACATTCCGAAAAAGACGTTCTAGAGTGGCTCAGAAAAAATCG TTATCGTCAACCGGAACTCAATATTTTCATGTACGCCCTCTTGGCCATCGGAGTAGCCTTCGTTATTTACACGGCCTTTCTGCTGCAGTGCTTCAAACAGCCATCAACGCAAATAGTGCCCCATCATCCCAAACAGAGCTAA